In Ancylomarina subtilis, the genomic stretch ATTGTCTGCTATGATGTTGATGTCTGCATCGATGTATATTTTTAAGTATGAAATGGTGAGTCAGACCTTTGTTCATTTGGGGTTTCCTGTTTATATCATTTATCCTTTAGCAGTTGCTAAAATATTAGGAATCATCGCTATTCTCACAAAGAAATCTCAGTTTTTAAAAGAGTGGGCATACGCAGGTTTCTTTTTTGATTTTGTACTTGCTTTGTCGGCTCATTGGCTTGTTAATGATGGCGAATTTGTACCTGCATTTGTTGCTCTTATTTTGCTGATTGTGTCTTATCGATTTGATAAGAAAATGACCTTTTAAAAAAATACCTCTCAACATAGATTTATTGGGATAGAGCTATAAAAAAAGCTTGGCGAATAGCCAAGCTTTTTTTTGTAAATAGATTTGAATTGAGGATTATAAATCTTCAGGAAATTCCTTCAAATTGTTTTGATATATTTTCATTCCCGTTTTAGGATCGTAATGGGAGCTTGGTCCTGCAATACAACCGCCTTCACATGCCATTACTTCGATAAAATTACCACTGGTTTTCCCCGTTTTGGCAAAGGCTTTAAGCATATTAATCTTCTTTTTGTCTAAGCCATTTACAATAACGGGTTTGATATTTACGTATGGTTTTACTTCTAAAACAGATTGAGCAACCCCACCACTGGCAGCGTAAGCACGACCGTGATTTTTAATGCTTCGATCAAGTTCAATCGGATTGCCATCAATATTAACATGCCATCCTGTAAACAAACCGGAAAGTTCTTCAAAAGTCATCACATAATCCACATTGGGATCAGCCATTCCTTCGCGACGTTTGGCAATACAAGGTCCAATAAATACCAATTTGGCATTTGGGTATTGTTTTTTAGCCAATTCAGCCGTATAATACATCGGACTTTTTGTATGTGATACGTACTGCTCCATCATTGGGATGTGTTTTTTTACTGCTGAAACATAAGCAGGACAACAGGATGTGGTCATAAATGGAGCTTTATCTTCCAGACGTTCTAGCAACTCATCCGCTTCATTTACGGTTGTGACATTTGCACCTTTAGCAACTTCAATTACATCATGGAAACCAAGTTCTTTGATGGCACCAATAACATTTTCTGTTTTATATTTGAATTGACCATAGAGTGCGGGAGCAACCAGAGCGATTGTTTCTTGTTCTGATTTTAGTGATTTCATCACATCAACGATTTGAGAATTCTCCATGATTGAACCAAATGGGCAAGCTGTGATACATTTGCCACAATCAATACATTTCTCTTCATCAATTTGTTCCTTACCATGCTCATTTTTAGAAATAGCACCTACGGGACAGGCATTTTCACAGGGTACCGGCATGAAAATAATGGAGTGATACGGGCAAACATTCATGCAAATTCCACAATTGATACAGTTTTTAGGATCAATTTGAGCTTGACCATTTGCATTCCAACTGACTGCTTTTTTAGGGCAGTTCATCATGCATGGATGAGCGACACAGCCTTTGCACAAATTGGTTACGATATATGAATTTTGAACACACGCGGTACAGGCCTCGTCAACAACAGTTAATATCTTTTCGATAGGATTTTCTCTCTCAAGAGCTTCTGTGGCGTATTCTCCCAGTGTTTTAAGCTCATCACGATCATCTTCAAGTTCGAAACCCAAAAGTGGAATTAACTTTTCTTTAATGATGACTCTTTCCTTAAATATACAGCAGCGATCAGCATCTTCTCTGTTTCTGGGAGCCATCTGAAGGGGAACCCTATCAAGATTAGAAACAAGTTTTTCATCGTTAAAGAGTTCTGCCATATTGGCGACCAGATCTCTTCGAATAATCATTGTATTATCTACGTAAGCCATGCTTGCTGTATTTTTGGGTTATTGGGATTGTTTTTTTTGACGCCGCAAAAGTAGATATAATATGCTTTTTCTTTTAAAATTTTAATATGTTTTTTAATTATGTTTTTAAGTGTTGACATAAAAAAACTCGAATGAAACATTCGAGCTTTTTATTTAATTTTTTTTGTCGGTTTTTAGACCCAGTTCTTTCCCTTTTTTGAGCATATATTGATAGGCTTCTTCGTAGTTGTTCTGAATCTCACCATCGAGAATCGCATCTTTTATAGCTGTTTTGATATCTCCGATAACACGAGAAGGAGAAAGGTTGAACGTGCTGATGATTTCTTCACCACTGATAGGTGGTTGAAAATTTCGGATTGCATCTTTTTCTTCGACCTCTTTTAGTTTGCGTCTAACCAGTTGAAAATTGTCAAGAAATTTCTTCACCTTGGCTTCGTTTTTTGATGTGATATCAGCTTCGCAAAGCAGCATTAATTCCTCGATATCGTCCCCCGCATCAAATAATAAACGGCGAATCGCTGAATCGGTTACAACTTCTTGTGCCAAAACGATAGGGCGCATATGCAAGGAAACCATCTTTTGAACAAATTTCATTTTTTCATTCAAAGGCAGTTTCATATTCTTGAAAATCTTGGGGACCATTTTCTCACCTATAAAGTTGTGAGCATGAAAGGTCCAACCAATACCTTTGACAAATTTCTTCGTTCTTGGTTTTGCAATGTCATGAAGTAAAGCCGACCAACGTAACCACAAATTGTCAGAATGGCAGCATAAATTGTCAAGCACTTCAAGAGTGTGGTAGAAATTATCTTTATGGCTAATCCCATTTCGTGTTTCTCTACCTTTCAGTTTGTCGAATTCAGGGAAAATTAGCTGAAGTAAGCCCGCTTCATCCAGCAATTTAAAACCGATTGATGGTTTTTTAGACATCACAATCTTATTCATTTCCTCAATGATTCGTTCTTTCGAAATGATATGAATTCTGTCCTTATTGGCTTTTATTGCTTCGAAAGTCACATCAGAGATTTTAAAATCCAATTGTGTTGCAAAGCGAATTGCACGCATCATTCTCAGAGGATCATCTGAAAAAGTAATAATGGGATCAAGCGGGGTTTTAATAATCTTACGATTAAGATCATCTACGCCTCCAAAGGGATCAAGAAGTTCACCAAAGTTATTTTTATGCAGGCTTAATGCCAAGGCATTAATGGTGAAGTCCCGACGTTTTTGGTCATCATCCAGTGTCCCATCTTCTACAATCGGATTACGTGAATCTCTTTGATAGGACTCTTTGCGTGCGCCTACAAATTCGATTTCAAAGCCTTTGTATTTAAGCATGGCCGTACCATAACTCTTGAAAATAGAGACTTTAGTGTTACCTGCTCTGGCGGCCACTTTTTTAGCTAATTCAATGCCGCTGCCTATCACAACAACATCAATGTCTTTTGATTCTCTTTCAAGAAAAAGGTCTCGAACAAAGCCTCCAATAACGTAGGATTCCAGGTTTTCTTCAGTTACAATATCTGAAAGGATGGGAAATATGGGGTGTGTTAAAAATCTTTTCACAATATAATCTTATATAAATATCAATTCAGGAGCGTGTTCGGTTTGGCTTAAGCCCTTATAGGTTTCAAGTTTGAAACGAATATCTCCTTGATCGGGCAAAAATACAATTATTTAGGATCATTCTAAAATATAAGAATAGATAATCAGCTTTCTAATGAAATTGTATCAATTTAAAGATGATTCGAATGCATATTGTTTTTTAACGAATGGCAATTTGTCAGATTATTTTCTTGGCATGCTAATTGATATGCAAAAAGTAACATATTTACATTTTTAAATTTAATAAGCATGGTAGAACATTTAACATTAGCATCTTTCAAGGAAAAGGTGTTTGATTTCGAAAATAATAAGGATTGGAAATTTGAAGGGAATAAACCTTGTCTGATTGATTTTTATGCAGACTGGTGTGGCCCTTGTAAAGCGGTAGCTCCTGTTTTGGAAGAGTTGAAGAAGGAGTATGGTGACAAATTGGAGATCTATAAGATTAACACCGAAGAGGAAAAAGAATTGTCTTCTGTATTTGGTATACAAAGTATTCCTTCACTTTTATTTGTGCCACAGGATGGCCAGCCTCAAATGGCTCAAGGTGCCTTGTCTAAAGAATCCTTCAAACAAGCTTTTAAGGATGTTTTAGGCGTGAGTGAATAATCTTCTGAAATAAGAATATTCAAGTATATTTGAGCATTAATATTAAATCAGACAATTATGAGAATTTTAATAAAATCAACCTTCCTGTTAGGCTTCGTGTTCCTTAGTCTTGCAAGCTTTTCTCAATCGAAAGTGATAGCTTTAGACGATGAAGGTTTTAAAGAAAAAGTTTTTGACTTTGTGAAGGAAAAGGAATGGGTGTTTAAAGGTGATAAGCCCGTAATTGTTGATTTTTATGCGACCTGGTGTGGTCCTTGTAAAAGGGTTGCGCCAATTCTTGAAGAATTACAAGAGGAATATGGCGATGCCATTCAAATTTATAAGGTGGATACGGATAAGGCCAGAGCGGTTTCGGCTGCATTTGGTATCACAAGTATTCCTTCCTTTTTGTTTATTCCTGCCAAAGGGCAACCCCAAATGGCAAAAGGGGCTTTCCCAAAAGCAACCTTTGTTAAAGCTTTAACTGAAGTTATGGGAGTAAAGGAAGTTGTTAGTGAGAAATAGAGGATTGTTAAGTCTTTAAATATGAGAGCACCCAAGTTTTAAGGGTGCTTTTTTTATGCCAGCGACTTTGTTTGCTATCAGACATTCCTTGTATCTTTGTTGATAATGAAAAGTTTAGATCATTTTGTATTGAAATGAATTGAGACTTGTATTTTAAGGAAATCAAATTACCTTTGCGCACTAATAACAGTGGGGTGCCTTAAATAAACGGGCTGAGATTATACCCTTAGAAACAGATTAACTTCGGTTTCTTACACCTGATCCGGATAATGCCGGCGTAGGGAATTGCGAAATTACTATTCGCCTGATATCTCATCTTAAGAACCTCATTGCAATATTTTTTTATCGAATGCTGATCTATTCAGCCTAAAAAACTTTATTGTAATGTCTACAATCAAATCTAAATCTTTTTGTGCAAAACTAGCATTGTTGCTTGTTTTTCAATTTTTCTGTTTTACAGGATTCTCACAACTCACAATCAAAGGAAAAGTATTTAATCAGGATGGTAATGTACTTCCCGGAGCAGCCGTAGTTATTAATGGAAGCAATCACGGTGTTTCGACCAATTCAGAAGGGGAGTATCGAATTGAAAATCTTAAACCGGGTTCTTACGAAATTATTGCGAGCTTTTTGGCTTTTGAGTCTCAGACTCAGGAGGTTGATCTTGAATCGGATTTAACTCTTGATTTTATTCTTCAACATTCAGCTATTCTGGCAGATGAGGTTTTGGTGTCAGCAACCCGAGCGGATTCAAAAACGCCGGTTGTGGTGACCAATGTGAGTAATGAAGACTTGTCGAAACGTAACCTTGGGCAAGATATTCCTATGCTTTTATCAATTACCCCCTCTTTTGTGACTACAACTGATGCTGGTGCGGGTGTTGGATATACAGGTTTTCGTATTCGAGGATCAGATGCCAATCGTATCAATGTAACTGTTGATGGTATTCCTTTGAATGATTCAGAATCACATGGTGTTTTCTGGGTAAATATGCCTGATTTTACATCATCTCTCGATGATATTCAAATTCAGCGTGGTGTGGGAACATCAACCAGTGGAGCAGGTGCTTTTGGTGCGAGTATCAATATGCAAACACAAAATGTGAATGCCCTGCCTTATGCAGAAATCTCAAGTTCTGCCGGATCATTCAACACGTTTAAAAATACCGTTAAACTTGGAACCGGATTGAAGAAAGGTTTTGCTTTCGATGCGCGTCTGTCTAAAATTACATCGGATGGTTTTATTGATAGAGCCAGTTCTGATTTGCAGTCGGCCTATGTTTCGGCTGGATATTATGGTGAAAGAACCAGCGTGAAAGCCAATGTGATTGTTGGGAAGGAAAAAACGTATCAAGCCTGGAACGGAGTACCTAAAGTTCGTTTGGAAAATGATGAAGCAGGAATGCAACGTTATGCTGATCATTGGTTAGTTAGTCAGGAAGTGGTTGATCATATGTTGGCTTCTGATTCACGAACGTACAATCAGTACACCTATAATAATGAGACCGATAATTATTGGCAGAAGCATTATCGTTTGTTCTTAACACACCTGTTTGCGGATAATACAAAATTCAATTTGGCTTTCCATTATACACAAGGTGAAGGTTATTACGAGCAGTTTAAGAAAAATGATAAGCTTAAAAAGTATGGTTT encodes the following:
- a CDS encoding DoxX family protein encodes the protein MEKRNVIIYWIATGLLSAMMLMSASMYIFKYEMVSQTFVHLGFPVYIIYPLAVAKILGIIAILTKKSQFLKEWAYAGFFFDFVLALSAHWLVNDGEFVPAFVALILLIVSYRFDKKMTF
- a CDS encoding monomeric [FeFe] hydrogenase, whose protein sequence is MAYVDNTMIIRRDLVANMAELFNDEKLVSNLDRVPLQMAPRNREDADRCCIFKERVIIKEKLIPLLGFELEDDRDELKTLGEYATEALERENPIEKILTVVDEACTACVQNSYIVTNLCKGCVAHPCMMNCPKKAVSWNANGQAQIDPKNCINCGICMNVCPYHSIIFMPVPCENACPVGAISKNEHGKEQIDEEKCIDCGKCITACPFGSIMENSQIVDVMKSLKSEQETIALVAPALYGQFKYKTENVIGAIKELGFHDVIEVAKGANVTTVNEADELLERLEDKAPFMTTSCCPAYVSAVKKHIPMMEQYVSHTKSPMYYTAELAKKQYPNAKLVFIGPCIAKRREGMADPNVDYVMTFEELSGLFTGWHVNIDGNPIELDRSIKNHGRAYAASGGVAQSVLEVKPYVNIKPVIVNGLDKKKINMLKAFAKTGKTSGNFIEVMACEGGCIAGPSSHYDPKTGMKIYQNNLKEFPEDL
- a CDS encoding CCA tRNA nucleotidyltransferase — protein: MKRFLTHPIFPILSDIVTEENLESYVIGGFVRDLFLERESKDIDVVVIGSGIELAKKVAARAGNTKVSIFKSYGTAMLKYKGFEIEFVGARKESYQRDSRNPIVEDGTLDDDQKRRDFTINALALSLHKNNFGELLDPFGGVDDLNRKIIKTPLDPIITFSDDPLRMMRAIRFATQLDFKISDVTFEAIKANKDRIHIISKERIIEEMNKIVMSKKPSIGFKLLDEAGLLQLIFPEFDKLKGRETRNGISHKDNFYHTLEVLDNLCCHSDNLWLRWSALLHDIAKPRTKKFVKGIGWTFHAHNFIGEKMVPKIFKNMKLPLNEKMKFVQKMVSLHMRPIVLAQEVVTDSAIRRLLFDAGDDIEELMLLCEADITSKNEAKVKKFLDNFQLVRRKLKEVEEKDAIRNFQPPISGEEIISTFNLSPSRVIGDIKTAIKDAILDGEIQNNYEEAYQYMLKKGKELGLKTDKKN
- the trxA gene encoding thioredoxin, with the protein product MVEHLTLASFKEKVFDFENNKDWKFEGNKPCLIDFYADWCGPCKAVAPVLEELKKEYGDKLEIYKINTEEEKELSSVFGIQSIPSLLFVPQDGQPQMAQGALSKESFKQAFKDVLGVSE
- the trxA gene encoding thioredoxin, with the translated sequence MRILIKSTFLLGFVFLSLASFSQSKVIALDDEGFKEKVFDFVKEKEWVFKGDKPVIVDFYATWCGPCKRVAPILEELQEEYGDAIQIYKVDTDKARAVSAAFGITSIPSFLFIPAKGQPQMAKGAFPKATFVKALTEVMGVKEVVSEK
- a CDS encoding TonB-dependent receptor, with amino-acid sequence MSTIKSKSFCAKLALLLVFQFFCFTGFSQLTIKGKVFNQDGNVLPGAAVVINGSNHGVSTNSEGEYRIENLKPGSYEIIASFLAFESQTQEVDLESDLTLDFILQHSAILADEVLVSATRADSKTPVVVTNVSNEDLSKRNLGQDIPMLLSITPSFVTTTDAGAGVGYTGFRIRGSDANRINVTVDGIPLNDSESHGVFWVNMPDFTSSLDDIQIQRGVGTSTSGAGAFGASINMQTQNVNALPYAEISSSAGSFNTFKNTVKLGTGLKKGFAFDARLSKITSDGFIDRASSDLQSAYVSAGYYGERTSVKANVIVGKEKTYQAWNGVPKVRLENDEAGMQRYADHWLVSQEVVDHMLASDSRTYNQYTYNNETDNYWQKHYRLFLTHLFADNTKFNLAFHYTQGEGYYEQFKKNDKLKKYGLAPIVIGGETIEKTDVIRRKWLDNDFYGAVFSFSKKMESLDLVAGGGWNKYDGDHFGEIRWMKNAGDAFLGDHYYDNNGTKEEYNAYVKANVAVDNYLSLYADMQLRGIDYKIKGIDSDLRNITQNHDFLFFNPKVGLNYEINENHRLFASFSVANREPNRSNYIDIEEGKVPTSERLFDYELTYKLSKANFLFEANFFYMDYKDQLVLTGGVNDVGAALMMNVDKSYRTGVELSAATNITKSFSWKGNLSLSENKIKNFTEGVENWDEGGNTLFDLGKTDIAFSPNVTANSIFAYKQSGFGAQFISQYVGKQYIDNSSNNDRSLDAYTVSNINFSYEFKPKFAESLKFNLLVNNVFDAEYESNAWVYSYITGGERYPMDGYFPQAGINFMAGLSLTF